The following nucleotide sequence is from Synchiropus splendidus isolate RoL2022-P1 chromosome 1, RoL_Sspl_1.0, whole genome shotgun sequence.
AAGATCAACCTGAAGGAATTGATCTGGAGGTGGTGACGGAGTCAGGTGTGAAAGAATCAACAGTCTGTGTACGTATGCTTGTGGGAATAattcttgtttgtgtgtttaggaAAAGAACGAGAGCACAACTTACAGGCTGGAGACAATGTGgaggtgtgtgagggagagttGATCAACTTGCAAGGCAAGATTCTCAGCGTGGACGGGAATAAGATCACCATCATGCCCAAGCACGAGGATCTGAAGGCAAGTGTGGCTGAGGCACGAGTGCTTTGCCGACAGGCGATGAAAAAGTTGGCGTCGAGAAGCGAGTATGAGTCATGGCAGAAGTGGTCACAAGGACGTCGTGCAGTACCTTTGGACTGCTCTCATCTGTCACGGCACCTGTGCAGGATCCGCTGGAGTTCCCGGCTCATGAATTGAAGAAGTACTTCAGGATGGGTGACCATGTCAAAGTCATTGCGGGGCGCTATGAAGGAGACACAGGACTCATTGTCAGAGTGGAGGAGAACTTTGTCATTCTCTTTTCTGACCTCACCATGCACGAGGTAGGGTGATGCCTTCAGGTACACAAAGGCTGGAATATGACCGTCAACCTGTCCCTTCACTGACCTTGTCATATAATGCAGCTGAAGGTTCTGCCCAGAGACCTGCAGCTCTGCTCAGAGACGGCGTCTGGCGTTGATGCAGGTGGGCAGCACGAGTGGGGGGAGCTGGTCCAGCTGGATCCACAGACGGTTGGAGTCATCGTGCGCCTGGAGAGGGAGACCTTTCAGGTATTGCTGTGCTCCATGAGTGACTTGGCACTCGTCACTCATCACTCTGACTTGCTTGTTCTCTATGCTGTTCAGGTCCTCAACATGCATGGGAAGGTGCTGACTGTGCGCCATCAAGCGGTAAATCGCAGGAAGGACAACCGCTTTGCTGTGGCCTTGGACTCGGAACAAAACAACATCCACGTGAAGGATATTGTCAAAGTGATTGATGGACCACACTCGGTAGGCACCAGACCCCTCCAGAGCACTAAGACCACTGGGAGACATGGCGGGCACTCCATGGTCCCGTGTGAGCACCCTGCTCACGACACATGACTTCACTCAAAAGATGCTGATCAGCCATTGTTTTGATTCACATCATACTCACCACTGTTCAACAAATCTCAAAATAGTGGCATAATGGTTTGATTTTACTAtcattgaactttcaaactttattgaacaatgaactcCAATGAAACATCACGTGTTTAATATAGATAATAATTGAACGGTCTATTGAACCTGAAACACCCGTCTGCATGGCCTGGCTTCAGAGAACAGTGGAGCCGACACGGTGGACCGGCCGACACTTGGCTGGGATGCATGGATGGGCTTCTGTTGTCAGATGCCATTGCAAGCTTCTATTAGTCgtttttcatgagatcatgaaGAAGTCACTCCAGTGATTATAGAGCTTCCATATTTGTGTGCTCgtcctgcgtctctgcagcgtgaAGAATGACGAGGAGCACTTGGTTTCATCAGCCCTGTCTCAGGTCGAGCGAATAATCACTGCTTTTCgtaacatctccaacaagcagcagccattgctgctgtgactcaagagcgctggatgagcgtctgctcctctgaGGTTCTGACAACCATGCCGCCCTGGTACAGACGACTGGGTCGTCTCCCTCTGTGTCGCAGGCTCCCACCGGGCAACTTCCACAGGGACAGAATGAGACAGGTGTCCGGCTAAATATCGTTTCATGGCGATTATCACGCTTTCATCATGGTAGGAGGACGTCGTCGCAATCCCGGTTAAAAATTGGATCAATTGGCCAGCCCAACTACACAGTCCACTGACAATCAGGAAGCCATGGCTGCTTGTGATCCTGCCATTCTTAATTCCATCTGGCTTCATTGTCAAGGAACAGGAAAGTAGGTCGGTGCTTGGCAGTGATCAGATGTGCTGAACTGCAGACATGCTCTGGTGCATCTGAAAACAGGAGACCAGTGAGGTCTTCTGAAGTAGAAAGAAAAGATGAATGGTTGAAGCCGTGGCACACTCTACAGCTACCACCCATTTGTCGTGTGTCCCAGATGAGAAATGGCAAATATTCATAATAACTCCATGCTATGGGTGGACCTGCTATTTTACCCTGAAAGAGCAAGACATACTAGACGCAGACTCACTCCCCACCTCCACTACATGTGACAAAGTCTGCAGGACTTGATGTCATGATGGTGTACGAATGATGTTAGTCGTTACAAAGTCAGTGTTGGTTTTGTCCCATCAAAACATTGCCATTATTACTCTCATCATCCTTACGTCATTTCTGCTTTGTAATTCCTCTATTGTTTTCCACTCTACTCCACTTGTGGCGGGCATCCGAGCCAACTGACCTGACTCCTGACTCGCTCTGTAGACAGAAATCCTGCACGACTTCATTCAAACCATGTTAACGTGTGTATTTAGAAGAAATCACAATTATTGAAGGTGTGGCCACAACATTTACGTGTCGTGCAAACCCTGGCTCCTGGTCTTCAATCTTCACTGTCACTACTTGACTCACTCGCAGTGGAAGGTTTTCAGAGTGAATCAATCTCATTGACGTAAGATGAAGAACTTACTTGTGACTAAAGCTCGTTTTGAAACTTGCCACACTCAACGCACTGATGCTGGTCTTGGTCCTGCAGGGTCGCGAGGGAGAGATCCGGCATCTGTTCCGTGGATTTGCATTCCTTCACTGTAAGAAGTTGGTGGAGAATGGAGGAATGTTTGTTTGCAAGACTCGACACCTGGTGCTGGCTGGGGGCTCCAAGGTCAGTGGCTTTTCACACTTGAGGTTTgtctcgccccctgctgtgcagcctgcCACCCCTGCACCTCAGGCCATGCCCCCCAGCAggggcgctctgcgcaaaatagcggCTATGTGACCCAACACACTGGGGCAGCAAGCCTGGACCTGTTCACGAGCATCCTCACCTCAGATGTGAACCGATGACGGAGCTGAGACACGGCTGGAACGGAACGTGAAACAGTCTGGTCATGGTCATTTGACAAGGAAACAGCGGAAACACGCtacgtaatacggagcgtcttgactgatccacgctgctctcacaacacgtggaacacagtgagagagatttgaCTGATGATCGCGAAGGTTTTAGTCAGTGAGGTCAAAAtccagacatcagaaatgatcagTGAGTCATCTGGTGATCTGCAGGAACCAagctgctggctgctgctggcCTCAGTTTTGTGGCTGTTTTTGAACAGCCCCCACCTCTCCCCAGCTAATACTCATTTCTGCACTTGCAGCCAAGAGATGTCACCAACTTCACCGTGGGGGGCTTCGCTCCCATGAGCCCCAGGATCAGCAGCCCTGCACACCACGGCAGTGGaggtgagtgagcgagtgagtcgAGGTGGTCTGTTGCTCAGTCATGTCCAGCTGCCCATGTCCCTCTGCAGGGGCCCAGCAgcggggcggcggcggcggcggaatGGGTCGAGGAAGAGGACGGCGAGACAACGATCTGATTGGTCAGACCGTTAGGATCTCCCAGGGACCATACAAAGGTGAGCCGGCCCTCTGCACACAGCCAGGAGCGTGGCAGTGCTGATCATGAGCGCGTGCACCAGGTTACATCGGAGTGGTGAAGGACGCCACTGAGTCCACAGCTCGAGTGGAACTTCACTCGACCTGCCAGACCATCTCTGTGGACCGCCAGCGCCTGACCACCATGTGAGCCCCCCcacccacacacccacacccacacccacacccacacacacacatatacacacatagTCTGCCCTCTGTCTCATGAGCCTGTCTCCATCAGGGGAGCCAAGCGGCACAGTGGCATGACCTCCACACACGGCCGCACCCCCATCTACGGCTCTCAGACGCCCATGTACGCCACAGGCTCCCGGACGCCCATGTATGGCTCCCAGACGCCGCTGCATGACGGTTGGTGCTCACCTGCTGTGACGGAGCCCCTCGCTGCTGCCTGCTTACGTCTCCTCCCAAAACAGGCAGCCGAACACCTCACTACGGATCCCAAACCCCTCTGCATGATGGGAGCAGGACGCCTGGTCAGAGTGGAGCCTGGGACCCCAACAACCCCAACACGCCCTCCAGGTAGCCCcttcaggacacacacacacacacacacacacacagaggtgtcAGCCCTCCAGCTTCTCTCTGTCAGGAACGATGAAGAGTACGACTTTGGCTACGACGACGAGCCGTCACCGTCCCCTCAGGGCTACGGAGGGACCCCCAACCCTCAGACGCCGGGTTACCCAGATGCCCCCTCGCCACAGGTCAACCCTCAGTACAACCCGCAGACCCCTGGGACCCCTGCCATGTGAGTGACTCACCCCATgttaaactctttttttttttttttttttttttttaaatgtgaaaaaacacTTGACGTTGAACAATGACGtttactgaacacacacacacaccagtccaaTGCCACAGATTCAGCTTTCTGTATCAGAGCTCTGAGCCTGGAGCTGCCATGGGACGCTCCCTTCATGCTCCAGGACTGTGATGTCACCCAAGTCTCTGGAAGTACTCGTGCTGCTACTCAGGTTTACAGCTTCCATCGTGAATGCAGGTCGGGGCTCACGCGGAGCCGCTGCGCACCGTGTGTTAGGATGGATTTTCTGGAATTCATGTGTGTCCTGCAGAAGACTTAGTGGAAGGCCATTTGTGCTGCTGTGGGGACCAGCCACAGATTGTCATGGGGTCAAAGCTCATCAGTCATGCCAGTGAAAAAACCAAGACTTCAGACGGGTGGAGATGTTTCCTCCTCCCACTAGAAAGAAAAACCTGTCTGAGTCTGTATGACGTCTCATATTAAGCCCCTCCCCTGTGCCCTTTGCTTCTCTGCTTTGTGACTGTCTTGGCTCCGCCCCCCCAGGTACAACACGGAGCAGTACTCGCCGTATGCTGCCCCCTCACCACAGGGATCCTACCAACCCAGTCCCAGTCCTCAGAGTTACCACCAGGTGGCACCATCTCCTGTTGGCTACCAGAACACACACTCTCCTGCCAGTTACCACCCGACGCCGTCCCCCATGGCCTACCAGGTACCACGCCTCCGTCCGTGTCTGCGCCGACTCCTGAACCGCCCTCCTGTGTGTCCAGGCCAGTCCCAGTCCCAGTCCCGTGGGCTACAGCCCCATGACCCCAGGGGCGCCCTCTCCTGGAGGATACAACCCTCACACGCCGGGGTCCAATATTGAGCAGGGCAACAGCGAGTGGGTCACCACTGACATCCTGGTCCGGGTCAAAGATTCTTTCATGGATCTCATGGGCAAAACCGGTGTGATCCGCAGCATCACGGTGAGAGCCGCTCTCTGGTGCCGAGTGTGACCCCGCCCGACTTCACCTCATCTCTCCTCaccgtgtgtgcgcgtgcgcgcaGGGTGGCATGTGTTCTGTTTTCATGCAGGACTCTGAGAAAGTGGTCAGCATCAGCAGTGACCACCTGGAGCCGGTCACGCCCACCAAGAACAACAAGGTTTGCTGGCCCCGCCCACCTCTGGCATGGTCGGACACGTGGGTTGGGATCTAATGCCCCTGGTCTTCTCAGGTGAAGGTGATTCTGGGAGAAGACCGCGAGGCCACTGGCATATTGCTCAGCATCGACGGAGACGACGGCATCGTGCGCATGGAACTGGACGAGCAACTCAAGATCCTCAACCTCCGCTTTCTCGGCCGCCTGGAGCACTGAGGCCAGCAGGACGCTGCCGAGCCACTTTTACGTTTTTAATCCCTTTTCTGTCTGTCgtttttggatgaaaaaaaaagtgatagtGAAGAATAAATAGTGAACGAAaggggctgctgctgcttcctccccACAGAGGCTCTCCAGGCGCCATGTCCAGCTGCAAGGGGGAAAtggcaccatctggtggccgtGGTGGCGTCAGCCGGACCCGAGCTGCTGCTCCCCAGCTGGGCCTCTGCCAAGTCCTCTGTTGGACTTGCATGGGCTGCAGTCGAACGAGCGCCCGCCGCGGTTGTTGACCGGGGAGAAACAGGGATTGAGTTGCTCATGTTGAGTTCAGTGCCAAGGTGATGGCGCGTCGTCCCGCTGCGCAGCATCTGCTGGAGGATTCAGAGGCAACTCTGAAGCGAGCGACGCAAACGCAGCGACTGCATTTTGTGTTGGAAGATCTGCGTCTCTGCACAGAACCGTGACTTGGCCGTAGGTGACCTCACGCCCCGAGACTCGGAAGAACACCGACGTATGTGTTGGCTAAAGAAAAAGAGCAAAAGTGCTCACACGCAGCGTGACTCTGCTTTCAGTCTTGGTGAGAGTGAGGCGTTATGCGTGCCATTGACTTCCGCGCGCAGGGAAGCGGGAGAGAGAAGCGACCGGTGTGTGCATGCTTCTTCCAGCAGAGGTCGCTGTGGCCCGCAGTACGCCTTGACATGCTGCGAGCGGAGCGTGTCGCGCGCTGCCAGGTGCGCTGTCTGGCGGACACATCCGCTTGTCACGCAGCTGGTTTCTCATGATCGAAAGGTCGAAGGTCACGCCGAGTCAGACGGAGAAGCGGAGCGTGAGAATGGCAGTGGTTGTTGGGTGGCCACTTGGATTCCACCCGTCCGCACAGGGAAGCCGTTTTCCCGTGAAGATCCTGACACTCGATGGCTCGAATCTGAAGTGCACCGTTGCCCTCGCACCGCCGGCTCATCAATCCTGGCTGTGGCCACGACCTGACGAGTCCCACGCCTTGACTGACCCGCGGGTTTGGGCTCCGGGAAATACGTGGTTTTCCTCGCACGTGACTGCGCTCAGGCCCAAACTAGACTTCACGGTCAGTTAGAGCCGACGCCAACAACAGCGCGTGTAGTACAGGCCTCCTCAGATGCGAGGAAGCAAGAGAATAAGCTTCAGTTGTGTTCGGTCTTTTCACGGTCTCTCTCGTGAAGATTTACGACGAGGagcttcctcctgctgcctgGAAGCAGGAAGggatggggggtggggggtatGATAAAGTGATGACAGCTGCAGCCTTTCATCTGACCctgctcacttcctgttcctgcctTCCCGAGCAAGTTTGGCCCCGAGTTTGACGGTTCCAACTTTAATAATAACTACTAGCTGCTTTAGAGACCTCGGGTTCGGGAAAGGGTGGTGGccgtgagaggtcctcacaaggatagagacaCAAACACGCGCGTGCACTATTCTTGTGAGGTCCAATTCTTAGAAATACGCTCGCTTGTGGGGACTTTTTGCCGGACACCACGAGGTTGAGGTTCACTTTGAGGATT
It contains:
- the supt5h gene encoding transcription elongation factor SPT5 isoform X1 yields the protein MSDSEDSDFSDNQSDRSSDGEAEEVEENEEDGGSPVGSDKAAEEEGEDLVDEDEYDDEEDEDDEDRPRKKPRHGGYILDEADVDDEYEDEEEQWEDGAEDILEKEEAEVSNIDNVVLDEDNSGSRRLQNLWRDSREEALGEYYMRKYAKSSVGEHFSGGSEELSDDITQQQLLPGVKDPNLWTVKCKIGEERATAIALMRKFIAYQFTDTPLQIKSVVAPDHVKGYIYVESYKQTHVKSAIEGIGNLRMGFWNQQMVPIKEMTDVLKVVKEVTNLKAKSWVRLKRGLYKDDIAQVDYVEPSQNTISLKMIPRIDLDRIKAKMSLKDWFAKRKKFKRPTQRLFDAEKIRSLGGDVSHDGDFMIFEGNRYSRKGFLFKSFAMSAVITDGVKPTLSELEKFEDQPEGIDLEVVTESGKEREHNLQAGDNVEVCEGELINLQGKILSVDGNKITIMPKHEDLKDPLEFPAHELKKYFRMGDHVKVIAGRYEGDTGLIVRVEENFVILFSDLTMHELKVLPRDLQLCSETASGVDAGGQHEWGELVQLDPQTVGVIVRLERETFQVLNMHGKVLTVRHQAVNRRKDNRFAVALDSEQNNIHVKDIVKVIDGPHSGREGEIRHLFRGFAFLHCKKLVENGGMFVCKTRHLVLAGGSKPRDVTNFTVGGFAPMSPRISSPAHHGSGGAQQRGGGGGGMGRGRGRRDNDLIGQTVRISQGPYKGYIGVVKDATESTARVELHSTCQTISVDRQRLTTMGAKRHSGMTSTHGRTPIYGSQTPMYATGSRTPMYGSQTPLHDGSRTPHYGSQTPLHDGSRTPGQSGAWDPNNPNTPSRNDEEYDFGYDDEPSPSPQGYGGTPNPQTPGYPDAPSPQVNPQYNPQTPGTPAMYNTEQYSPYAAPSPQGSYQPSPSPQSYHQVAPSPVGYQNTHSPASYHPTPSPMAYQASPSPSPVGYSPMTPGAPSPGGYNPHTPGSNIEQGNSEWVTTDILVRVKDSFMDLMGKTGVIRSITGGMCSVFMQDSEKVVSISSDHLEPVTPTKNNKVKVILGEDREATGILLSIDGDDGIVRMELDEQLKILNLRFLGRLEH
- the supt5h gene encoding transcription elongation factor SPT5 isoform X2 yields the protein MSDSEDSDFSDNQSDRSSDGEAEEVEENEEDGGSPVGSDKAAEEEGEDLVDEDEYDDEEDEDDEDRPRKKPRHGGYILDEADVDDEYEDEEEQWEDGAEDILEKVSNIDNVVLDEDNSGSRRLQNLWRDSREEALGEYYMRKYAKSSVGEHFSGGSEELSDDITQQQLLPGVKDPNLWTVKCKIGEERATAIALMRKFIAYQFTDTPLQIKSVVAPDHVKGYIYVESYKQTHVKSAIEGIGNLRMGFWNQQMVPIKEMTDVLKVVKEVTNLKAKSWVRLKRGLYKDDIAQVDYVEPSQNTISLKMIPRIDLDRIKAKMSLKDWFAKRKKFKRPTQRLFDAEKIRSLGGDVSHDGDFMIFEGNRYSRKGFLFKSFAMSAVITDGVKPTLSELEKFEDQPEGIDLEVVTESGKEREHNLQAGDNVEVCEGELINLQGKILSVDGNKITIMPKHEDLKDPLEFPAHELKKYFRMGDHVKVIAGRYEGDTGLIVRVEENFVILFSDLTMHELKVLPRDLQLCSETASGVDAGGQHEWGELVQLDPQTVGVIVRLERETFQVLNMHGKVLTVRHQAVNRRKDNRFAVALDSEQNNIHVKDIVKVIDGPHSGREGEIRHLFRGFAFLHCKKLVENGGMFVCKTRHLVLAGGSKPRDVTNFTVGGFAPMSPRISSPAHHGSGGAQQRGGGGGGMGRGRGRRDNDLIGQTVRISQGPYKGYIGVVKDATESTARVELHSTCQTISVDRQRLTTMGAKRHSGMTSTHGRTPIYGSQTPMYATGSRTPMYGSQTPLHDGSRTPHYGSQTPLHDGSRTPGQSGAWDPNNPNTPSRNDEEYDFGYDDEPSPSPQGYGGTPNPQTPGYPDAPSPQVNPQYNPQTPGTPAMYNTEQYSPYAAPSPQGSYQPSPSPQSYHQVAPSPVGYQNTHSPASYHPTPSPMAYQASPSPSPVGYSPMTPGAPSPGGYNPHTPGSNIEQGNSEWVTTDILVRVKDSFMDLMGKTGVIRSITGGMCSVFMQDSEKVVSISSDHLEPVTPTKNNKVKVILGEDREATGILLSIDGDDGIVRMELDEQLKILNLRFLGRLEH